A single window of Psychrobacter raelei DNA harbors:
- the recO gene encoding DNA repair protein RecO, whose product MRNEPLQAYSLHQRPFQEKRSIYYLLTKEHGVLHGVAKKGIPQFVPLTLFASGKKSLKTLQQVHIAESVPSLMGQQQYAALYVNEITLKLLPVEDSVPIIYEQYSQTMRQLQGVLSRDDLKMVLRAYEQVLFNELGFAIDLDQDCDQYPIEAEPLYRFAPDRGWVKQLESDENLDCAHIKASSALLGRSIIAMRSGITTHTVNDWSQIHRQLIDHLFDYQPLQSRILWQQFFRYQ is encoded by the coding sequence AGAAAAACGCAGCATTTATTATCTGTTGACAAAAGAGCATGGTGTTTTGCATGGGGTGGCCAAAAAGGGTATCCCGCAGTTTGTGCCTTTAACGCTCTTTGCTAGCGGAAAAAAATCCTTAAAAACCCTGCAGCAAGTACACATTGCTGAGTCTGTGCCAAGTCTCATGGGTCAGCAGCAATATGCTGCTTTGTATGTGAATGAGATTACCCTTAAGCTCTTGCCCGTTGAAGACAGTGTGCCGATTATTTATGAGCAATATAGCCAGACCATGCGGCAATTACAGGGTGTACTTAGTAGAGATGACTTAAAGATGGTGCTGCGCGCCTACGAGCAGGTTTTATTTAATGAGCTAGGCTTTGCCATTGATTTGGATCAAGACTGTGATCAATACCCCATTGAGGCTGAGCCGCTATACCGTTTTGCCCCAGACAGGGGGTGGGTCAAGCAGCTTGAGTCTGATGAAAACTTAGACTGCGCTCATATCAAGGCATCATCTGCACTGCTAGGGCGATCTATTATCGCCATGCGCTCAGGAATAACCACCCATACTGTCAATGATTGGTCACAAATCCATCGCCAATTAATTGACCACCTTTTTGACTATCAGCCGCTGCAAAGTCGTATACTTTGGCAGCAGTTTTTTCGTTATCAATAA
- the mscL gene encoding large conductance mechanosensitive channel protein MscL, whose amino-acid sequence MSMMSEFKEFALKGNVMDLAVGVIIGGAFSGITNSLVEDIIMPIVAFIAGGELNFKNMFILLGDAPEGVAMTYDALKEAGVPLLAYGSFITVLINFLILAFIIFMMVKGMNKMRRKNEVEEVVEETPSEEVLLLREISQKLSK is encoded by the coding sequence ATGAGTATGATGTCAGAGTTTAAAGAGTTTGCCCTAAAGGGTAATGTCATGGATTTGGCAGTGGGTGTGATCATTGGGGGTGCTTTTTCAGGCATCACAAATTCACTGGTTGAAGACATCATCATGCCGATCGTTGCATTTATCGCCGGTGGTGAACTAAACTTCAAGAACATGTTTATCTTATTAGGTGATGCGCCTGAAGGCGTGGCCATGACTTATGATGCGCTAAAAGAAGCCGGTGTTCCCTTATTGGCCTACGGTAGCTTCATCACAGTATTGATTAACTTCTTAATCTTAGCCTTCATTATCTTCATGATGGTTAAAGGCATGAACAAAATGCGTCGTAAGAATGAAGTGGAAGAGGTGGTTGAAGAGACTCCATCAGAAGAAGTGTTATTGCTACGTGAAATTAGCCAGAAACTAAGCAAATAG
- the rlmD gene encoding 23S rRNA (uracil(1939)-C(5))-methyltransferase RlmD: MQPTDTNNISSKANSSADHASLAAAPSKKLSKPSSRVRRRLKDAPPLAFKIDGLSHDGRGVAIYGNEFGVEDGHSEDKHGKKVFVSFALPDESVKVRLTNSRKSFEEGDAVELIANPHPERQTPPCPHFGTCGGCSLQHWQPEGQIAFKQTVLAELLEHQANIQPDNWLQPVVADRLGYRTKARMGVRYVAKKDTALVGFRERNSNFLAELNECHILDKRIGFELENLKSLISSLEARAHIAQIELAMGEAIPELKDGNQPVALILRHLEPLSKSDIDQLKAFFKARNWQLYLQSKGPESIERIALHDTDDVSEQFGRLYYQLPEFNLTYEFIPTDFTQVNLSVNRKMTKLACDLLDLKPGERVLDLFSGLGNFSLPLARLVGGEDGSQGLAIGVEGSDAMTARAADNAKRNGINNTEFYNQDLTQDFSEQPWAQQGFDAILIDPPRSGAWEVMQYLPRFNASRIVYVSCNPATLARDTKALLEQGYRLTDAGVMDMFCHTGHVESIARFEKLQTV; encoded by the coding sequence ATGCAGCCCACCGATACCAACAACATTTCTTCTAAAGCCAACAGTAGCGCTGACCATGCGTCATTGGCCGCAGCACCGAGCAAGAAGCTCTCTAAGCCCAGCTCGCGTGTGCGTCGTCGCCTAAAAGATGCGCCACCTCTTGCCTTCAAAATTGACGGCTTATCCCATGACGGACGTGGTGTGGCTATTTATGGCAATGAGTTTGGCGTAGAAGATGGCCACAGTGAAGACAAACATGGCAAAAAGGTGTTCGTAAGCTTCGCCCTGCCCGATGAGTCAGTCAAGGTACGCTTGACCAACAGCCGCAAAAGCTTTGAAGAAGGCGATGCGGTTGAGCTTATCGCTAACCCTCATCCTGAGCGCCAAACCCCGCCTTGCCCACACTTTGGGACCTGTGGCGGCTGTAGCTTGCAGCACTGGCAACCTGAGGGCCAAATTGCCTTTAAACAGACGGTATTGGCTGAGCTACTTGAACACCAAGCCAATATCCAGCCCGATAACTGGCTGCAGCCAGTGGTGGCTGATCGCCTAGGCTATCGTACCAAAGCGCGTATGGGTGTGCGTTATGTGGCCAAAAAAGATACCGCCTTGGTCGGCTTTCGCGAACGTAATAGCAACTTCTTAGCCGAGCTAAACGAGTGTCACATTCTTGATAAGCGCATTGGCTTTGAGCTTGAGAATCTCAAGAGCTTAATCAGCAGTTTAGAGGCGCGGGCGCACATTGCCCAGATTGAATTGGCGATGGGTGAAGCCATCCCTGAGCTTAAAGATGGCAATCAACCTGTGGCCTTAATTTTACGTCATTTAGAGCCGCTATCTAAAAGTGATATTGATCAGCTAAAGGCGTTCTTTAAAGCACGCAATTGGCAGCTATATTTGCAGTCTAAAGGCCCGGAGAGTATTGAACGTATTGCTCTACATGACACAGACGATGTCAGTGAGCAGTTTGGCCGCTTGTATTATCAATTACCTGAATTTAACTTAACTTATGAGTTTATTCCAACCGACTTTACCCAAGTTAACTTATCGGTTAATCGCAAGATGACCAAGCTGGCTTGCGACTTGTTGGATTTAAAACCTGGTGAGCGTGTGCTTGATTTATTCAGTGGTCTAGGCAATTTTAGTCTGCCTTTAGCCCGTTTGGTGGGCGGTGAAGATGGCTCACAAGGTCTGGCCATTGGGGTAGAAGGCTCAGATGCTATGACAGCACGTGCCGCTGATAATGCCAAACGCAACGGCATTAACAACACTGAGTTTTATAATCAAGACTTAACTCAAGACTTTAGCGAGCAGCCTTGGGCGCAGCAAGGTTTTGATGCCATCTTGATTGACCCGCCTCGCTCAGGTGCTTGGGAGGTTATGCAGTATCTACCCCGCTTTAACGCCTCACGCATTGTTTATGTGTCTTGTAATCCTGCCACTTTAGCACGGGATACCAAGGCGTTACTTGAGCAAGGCTACCGTTTAACAGATGCCGGCGTAATGGACATGTTCTGTCATACAGGTCATGTAGAATCTATTGCACGTTTTGAAAAATTACAAACCGTTTAG
- a CDS encoding OmpA family protein — protein sequence MKLNKINLAILAAAVAAPVMATAGVTVSPLLLGYHYSEANKTQEKQGELFGAQGNAGDFKNADDTKGGVAQEDGLYTGAAIGIELTPSTQFQVEYGVSNTDAQIGDTKVGDMEQEMISGNFLVGFDQFTGYRDTAFRPYALIGAGQSKLKYDSDNSNRKAETKDTIGNLGLGAMYRINDALSLRGEARAIHNFDNNWWEGMALAGLEVVLGGHLAPAVVAPPQATVEPTPVIVVEADQDSDNDGVIDRLDQCPNTPVNTVVDENGCPVQVQIDDELKMELRVFFDNDKSVIKEQYKPEIAKVAEKMREYPNSSASIEGHASKTGPSARYNQRLSEARAIAVKTMLTNEFGVAPNRLSTVGYGYDRPIAPNDTEEGRAMNRRVYAVITGNKTMTVDQTKDMNVQ from the coding sequence ATGAAACTTAACAAAATTAATCTAGCAATCCTAGCTGCTGCTGTTGCTGCACCAGTTATGGCTACTGCTGGTGTAACTGTAAGTCCACTATTACTGGGTTATCACTACAGTGAAGCTAACAAAACTCAAGAAAAACAAGGTGAGTTGTTCGGCGCACAAGGTAACGCCGGTGATTTTAAAAATGCTGACGACACCAAAGGTGGCGTAGCTCAAGAAGACGGTTTATACACTGGTGCCGCTATTGGTATCGAACTAACCCCTTCTACTCAGTTCCAAGTTGAATACGGTGTTTCTAACACTGATGCACAAATCGGCGACACCAAAGTTGGCGATATGGAACAAGAAATGATCTCTGGTAACTTCCTAGTGGGCTTTGATCAGTTCACAGGCTACCGTGACACAGCTTTCCGTCCATACGCTCTAATTGGTGCTGGTCAGTCTAAACTTAAATATGACAGCGACAACAGCAACCGTAAAGCAGAAACCAAAGACACTATCGGTAACCTAGGTCTAGGTGCTATGTATCGCATCAATGACGCATTAAGCCTACGTGGTGAAGCGCGTGCGATTCATAACTTCGACAACAACTGGTGGGAAGGTATGGCTCTTGCTGGTCTAGAAGTTGTTCTAGGCGGTCACTTAGCACCTGCAGTAGTAGCACCACCACAAGCCACCGTTGAACCAACTCCAGTTATCGTTGTTGAAGCAGACCAAGACAGCGACAATGATGGCGTAATCGACAGACTAGATCAGTGCCCTAACACGCCAGTTAACACCGTTGTTGACGAAAACGGCTGCCCAGTACAAGTTCAGATCGACGACGAACTGAAAATGGAACTACGTGTATTCTTCGATAACGACAAATCAGTTATCAAAGAGCAGTACAAACCAGAAATCGCTAAAGTAGCTGAAAAAATGCGTGAGTATCCAAACTCATCAGCTAGCATCGAAGGTCACGCTTCAAAAACTGGCCCATCAGCTCGCTACAACCAGCGTCTATCTGAAGCCCGTGCTATCGCTGTTAAGACAATGCTAACCAACGAATTTGGTGTTGCTCCTAACCGTCTAAGCACAGTTGGTTACGGTTATGACCGTCCAATCGCACCAAACGACACTGAAGAAGGTCGTGCAATGAACCGTCGTGTATATGCTGTTATCACTGGTAACAAAACCATGACTGTTGATCAAACTAAAGACATGAACGTTCAATAG
- a CDS encoding pilus assembly FimT family protein, with translation MSHLKNASINGFDHVIKASNNLPIYQSGFTLIEAIISVLILATISSIALPSFVTAQQRWEAHKIRSDIINTFRVAKAHSFTQRTNTVMCLADIHQVCHKQAAHYLLVFSDSDDNHKFDLQADQLLLKQALNLNYGRVYLNAGRRHYIKFFGDSGLPRGHFGHIKYCPNNGNKQNMYQISINQQGNHRFKPYRFKKTGCP, from the coding sequence ATGAGCCATCTTAAGAATGCTTCGATAAATGGCTTTGATCATGTTATAAAAGCTTCAAATAATCTGCCTATTTATCAATCCGGCTTCACGTTAATTGAGGCCATAATTTCAGTGCTCATATTAGCCACTATCAGCTCAATAGCCCTACCCTCCTTTGTTACCGCTCAGCAAAGATGGGAAGCACATAAGATACGATCTGATATTATCAATACTTTTCGTGTTGCTAAAGCTCACAGCTTCACCCAGCGCACCAATACAGTGATGTGTTTGGCCGATATTCATCAAGTGTGTCACAAACAAGCCGCTCACTATTTACTGGTCTTTAGCGACAGTGATGACAATCATAAATTTGACTTGCAAGCAGATCAGCTCTTGTTAAAGCAAGCTTTGAATTTAAATTATGGGCGGGTGTATCTTAATGCAGGGCGGCGTCACTATATTAAGTTCTTTGGTGATAGCGGATTACCACGCGGACATTTTGGTCACATAAAGTACTGTCCTAATAATGGTAATAAGCAAAACATGTATCAGATATCAATAAACCAACAAGGCAACCATCGATTCAAGCCTTATCGCTTTAAAAAGACTGGCTGCCCATAA
- the typA gene encoding translational GTPase TypA — MSNEIQNLRNIAIIAHVDHGKTTLVDKLLHQSGTFGDRANIAERAMDSGAIEQERGITILAKNTAIKWQHPTNGIEYRINIVDTPGHADFGGEVERVMSMVDCVLLVVDAIDGPMPQTRFVTQKAFEQGLKPIVVINKIDRPGSRPDWVMDQIFDLFDNLGATDEQLDFHVVYASALNGIAGLSPDNLADDMTPLFETIVDVVEPPQVDADAPFRMQISSLDYNSFVGVIGIGRIERGRISTNTPVTVVDKDGNTRNGRILKIMGYHGLDRIDVDDAQAGDIVCITGIDALNISDTICDPSHVEALPPLTVDEPTVSMTFQVNNSPFAGREGKFVTSRNIRERLERELIHNVALRVEDTESAEKFKVSGRGELHLSVLIENMRREGFELGVSRPEVIVKEVDGKLQEPYENVIFDVEEQHQGAIMEQVGLRKGEMTDMQLDGKGRMRIEAVMPARGLIGFRSEFLTLTSGTGILTSSFSHYGPQKIGEVGGRTNGVLVSMANGVCLGYALFNLQKRGKLFAEPQLEVYEGMIVGLNSRSDDMVVNPTTAKQLTNVRASGTDEALTLVPAIKFTLEQALEFIEDDELVEVTPKSIRLRKKYLSESERKRHGRKKEK; from the coding sequence ATGTCTAACGAAATACAAAACTTACGCAATATCGCTATCATAGCGCACGTCGATCATGGTAAAACTACCTTAGTTGATAAACTATTACATCAATCTGGTACTTTTGGTGACCGTGCAAATATTGCGGAACGCGCAATGGATTCAGGCGCAATTGAGCAAGAACGTGGTATTACGATTCTTGCCAAGAACACAGCCATTAAATGGCAGCATCCCACAAATGGTATTGAATACCGCATTAATATTGTAGATACCCCAGGTCACGCCGATTTCGGTGGTGAAGTTGAGCGTGTTATGTCTATGGTTGACTGTGTACTATTGGTAGTAGATGCTATCGATGGCCCTATGCCACAAACTCGCTTCGTAACTCAAAAGGCATTCGAACAAGGTTTGAAGCCAATCGTTGTAATTAATAAAATTGACCGTCCAGGCTCACGTCCTGATTGGGTAATGGATCAAATATTCGATTTGTTTGACAATCTAGGTGCCACTGACGAACAGTTAGATTTCCATGTGGTTTATGCCTCAGCACTAAATGGTATCGCTGGTTTAAGTCCTGATAACCTTGCTGATGACATGACGCCATTATTTGAGACCATTGTTGATGTGGTAGAGCCACCTCAAGTGGATGCTGACGCACCATTTCGTATGCAAATCTCAAGCCTTGATTACAACAGCTTCGTTGGTGTAATTGGTATTGGTCGTATTGAGCGTGGTCGTATTTCAACCAACACACCAGTTACTGTGGTTGATAAAGACGGCAATACTCGTAACGGTCGTATTCTAAAAATCATGGGCTACCATGGTCTAGATCGTATTGATGTTGATGATGCTCAAGCTGGTGATATCGTATGTATTACAGGTATTGACGCGTTAAACATCTCAGATACCATCTGTGATCCTAGCCATGTAGAAGCATTACCACCATTAACCGTGGATGAGCCTACAGTTTCTATGACTTTCCAAGTCAACAACTCTCCATTTGCCGGTCGTGAAGGTAAATTTGTGACCTCACGTAATATTCGTGAGCGTTTAGAGCGTGAGTTGATTCATAACGTAGCATTACGTGTGGAAGATACTGAATCAGCTGAGAAGTTTAAAGTTTCTGGTCGTGGTGAGCTTCATTTATCTGTATTGATTGAAAACATGCGCCGTGAAGGTTTTGAGCTTGGTGTGTCTCGTCCAGAAGTTATCGTAAAAGAAGTAGACGGTAAACTACAAGAGCCCTATGAAAACGTTATTTTTGATGTAGAAGAACAGCATCAAGGTGCTATCATGGAGCAAGTAGGTCTACGTAAGGGCGAAATGACTGACATGCAATTAGACGGCAAAGGTCGTATGCGTATTGAAGCAGTTATGCCTGCTCGTGGCCTAATTGGCTTCCGCTCAGAGTTCTTAACCTTGACTTCAGGTACAGGTATTCTCACCTCAAGTTTCTCACATTACGGTCCACAAAAGATCGGTGAAGTGGGTGGCCGCACTAACGGTGTACTGGTTTCAATGGCGAACGGTGTTTGCTTAGGTTACGCACTATTTAACCTACAAAAACGCGGTAAACTATTTGCTGAACCTCAGCTTGAAGTTTATGAAGGTATGATTGTTGGTTTAAACTCACGCAGTGATGACATGGTAGTAAACCCAACCACGGCTAAACAGTTAACCAACGTACGTGCCAGTGGTACTGACGAAGCATTGACTTTGGTACCTGCTATTAAGTTTACCTTAGAGCAAGCACTTGAGTTTATTGAAGATGATGAATTGGTTGAAGTAACGCCAAAGTCTATTCGTTTACGTAAGAAATATTTGTCTGAAAGTGAGCGTAAGCGTCACGGCCGTAAAAAAGAGAAATAA
- a CDS encoding RelA/SpoT family protein gives MLREDYLVKVREGLPLIDGQTTTEDSASLAAQMIAQQQHGYYNPSRLSFEMLNEDLKKQLATSKLTTAMDRSIQADYLPLNDAALVKRLQLDTLTYCHNDSNNNNATNEIGIPGSMSTQHSPAKNEAPTTDEPSKDKKLADNTIIDLPAWLKAVSLRVNIPELPHLAKACDLIGTKSSLGEEDNRSSAYMTGIGMTDILTYLYQDEDALTAAMLYRAARTQLISHERIQEIFGNEVATLVRDALALGQLSETIESNKRLEDHFANNQREQLSNIYSMLISMTNDVRVVLIKLAERTFAMRELSYASEERRQRVAREVMTIYAPLAHRLGIAQIKWELEDLAFRYLAPERYKEIAKLLSEKRSEREEYIERVQAQLEAALAEAGIKGEVSGRVKHIYSIYRKMKLKGLSFHQLYDIRALRVLVDTQAECYHTLGLVHGMWRHIPEQFDDYITNPKANGYRSLHTAVIAENKSLEIQIRTHQMHFEAELGMCAHVNYKEGGKNKQDAYLSQKINSLRQLLLAGSDTTNKNLIQDGINKGPHEGLTDEFDHELDEEEQLVDFGELEHIYVFSRDGDITELPKGATVLDFAYYVHTQVGNRAQAARVNQRYVPLTYQLKTGEQVEIITKSSREPNRDWLVPSLGYIQTSRARSKLRQWFNKQDRDKNIDIGKQMLAKELTRLSVHPNSISLKDYVKHFNNVNSPDDILVGLVTGEIGLHQLTGHISRELDLVIDNEEQDYAPSVHPKVTGKLDAYKINIDGLDNIEMRFANCCQPVYGEPIAGFITQSSGVSIHNRGCAEYARLIEREPERQISASWVSQQTSYQPVEIIIEAYDRRGLLRDLTQVIDKENVNIRGVDTNSDDDNVAHLKFRLEVTGLSQLSKLLAKLEQQPGILHARRAI, from the coding sequence GTGCTAAGGGAGGATTACTTGGTAAAAGTTCGTGAAGGGTTGCCCCTTATTGACGGTCAGACAACAACAGAAGATAGTGCCTCCCTAGCTGCACAAATGATTGCTCAGCAGCAGCACGGCTATTACAATCCCAGCCGCTTATCTTTTGAGATGCTCAACGAAGATCTAAAAAAACAGTTAGCAACCTCAAAGCTGACGACGGCTATGGATCGCTCAATACAAGCGGATTATTTGCCTCTAAATGATGCCGCCTTAGTCAAGCGACTTCAGCTTGATACCCTCACCTATTGTCATAATGACAGCAATAATAACAATGCTACCAATGAGATAGGCATACCCGGTAGTATGTCAACTCAGCACAGCCCTGCCAAAAATGAAGCCCCCACAACTGATGAGCCAAGCAAAGATAAGAAGCTGGCTGATAATACGATTATTGATCTGCCCGCTTGGCTAAAAGCGGTGTCTTTACGGGTTAATATTCCTGAACTTCCTCATTTGGCCAAAGCCTGTGATTTAATCGGCACAAAGTCTAGCCTAGGAGAAGAGGACAACCGCTCTAGTGCCTATATGACAGGTATCGGCATGACCGATATCTTAACCTACCTCTACCAAGATGAAGATGCGCTCACCGCAGCCATGTTATATCGAGCGGCTCGTACCCAGCTGATTTCTCATGAGCGTATTCAAGAGATATTCGGCAATGAAGTCGCCACACTCGTCAGAGATGCACTGGCCTTGGGACAGTTGTCAGAAACCATAGAAAGCAACAAACGCTTAGAGGATCACTTCGCTAATAATCAGCGTGAGCAGCTGTCAAATATTTACAGCATGCTTATTTCAATGACCAATGATGTGCGTGTGGTGCTCATTAAACTTGCAGAACGTACCTTTGCTATGCGTGAGCTGTCCTATGCCAGTGAAGAGCGTCGACAGCGTGTGGCACGGGAAGTTATGACCATCTATGCCCCTTTGGCACATCGCTTAGGTATTGCTCAGATTAAATGGGAGCTTGAGGACTTAGCCTTCCGTTATTTGGCGCCTGAGCGCTATAAAGAAATTGCCAAATTACTGTCCGAAAAACGCAGTGAGCGTGAAGAATACATTGAGCGAGTCCAAGCTCAGCTAGAAGCGGCTTTGGCTGAAGCTGGCATTAAAGGTGAGGTTTCAGGCCGCGTTAAGCACATTTACTCCATCTATCGCAAAATGAAATTAAAAGGCTTGTCGTTTCATCAGCTTTATGACATCCGTGCATTGCGCGTTTTGGTCGACACGCAAGCTGAGTGTTACCATACTTTAGGCCTAGTACATGGCATGTGGCGTCATATTCCTGAGCAATTTGACGACTATATTACCAACCCTAAAGCCAATGGTTATCGCTCGCTACACACAGCCGTGATTGCCGAAAACAAATCACTAGAGATTCAAATACGTACCCATCAGATGCACTTTGAAGCTGAGCTGGGTATGTGCGCCCATGTCAATTACAAAGAGGGCGGCAAAAACAAGCAAGATGCTTATTTGAGTCAAAAAATCAACTCACTACGCCAGCTGTTACTGGCTGGCAGTGATACCACCAATAAAAATTTAATCCAAGACGGGATTAACAAAGGGCCACATGAGGGCTTAACTGACGAGTTTGACCATGAGCTTGATGAAGAAGAGCAATTGGTTGACTTTGGTGAGCTTGAGCATATTTATGTGTTTAGCCGAGATGGGGACATTACTGAGCTGCCTAAAGGCGCTACCGTGCTTGATTTTGCCTACTATGTGCATACCCAAGTGGGTAACCGTGCTCAGGCAGCACGGGTTAACCAGCGCTATGTACCACTCACCTATCAGCTCAAAACCGGTGAGCAGGTGGAGATTATTACCAAGTCTTCCCGTGAGCCCAATCGGGATTGGTTAGTGCCCTCACTTGGCTATATCCAAACCAGTCGTGCCCGCTCAAAACTGCGCCAGTGGTTTAACAAACAAGACCGTGACAAAAACATCGATATTGGTAAGCAAATGCTGGCCAAAGAGCTGACTCGTCTGTCAGTACACCCCAACAGCATTAGCCTAAAAGATTACGTTAAACATTTTAATAACGTCAACTCCCCCGATGATATCTTGGTAGGATTGGTTACCGGAGAAATTGGCCTACACCAGTTAACAGGTCATATCTCCCGTGAGCTTGATCTGGTTATTGATAATGAAGAGCAAGACTATGCGCCCAGCGTACATCCTAAAGTCACCGGTAAGCTCGATGCGTATAAGATCAATATTGATGGGCTAGATAATATCGAAATGCGCTTTGCCAATTGCTGCCAGCCAGTATATGGCGAGCCTATTGCCGGCTTTATTACCCAAAGTAGTGGCGTCTCTATTCATAACCGCGGCTGTGCAGAATATGCCCGCTTAATTGAACGTGAGCCTGAACGTCAGATTTCAGCGTCCTGGGTCTCTCAGCAGACCAGCTATCAGCCGGTTGAGATTATTATCGAAGCTTACGACAGACGGGGCTTACTGAGAGATTTGACCCAAGTGATTGACAAAGAGAATGTCAATATTCGCGGCGTGGATACCAATAGCGATGATGACAACGTGGCACATCTAAAATTTCGCTTAGAGGTCACCGGCTTATCTCAGTTATCAAAGCTACTGGCCAAGCTTGAGCAGCAGCCTGGAATTTTACACGCCAGAAGAGCAATCTAG
- the mutM gene encoding bifunctional DNA-formamidopyrimidine glycosylase/DNA-(apurinic or apyrimidinic site) lyase: MPELPEVETTKTSLKPLLKKQVAQVDVYQPKLRWPVPDDIHRLQGYTLQQVERRAKYLILQFQRLPSQSGAKTANMPDTKSIIIHLGMSGSLQQFPVGTDKRKHDHLIMQYKADDTEPAIQLHYHDPRRFGAILWFDDYAEKLFDHLGIEPLDDQFSGAYLFDKIHRVAENAIRSCHNKPLLKPISRPIKAVIMDQEVVVGVGNIYATESLFLSGIHPITPADQLSKVQLAELVKYIKEILKRSITQGGSTLKDFTVASGTTGYFQQTLLVYGKYKSPCPTCGAGIDKVVITGRASTFCPTCQPEPS, encoded by the coding sequence ATGCCTGAATTACCTGAAGTCGAAACCACTAAAACCAGCCTTAAGCCTTTGCTCAAGAAACAAGTGGCGCAGGTTGACGTGTATCAGCCCAAATTGCGCTGGCCGGTACCAGATGATATTCATCGCTTACAGGGCTATACTTTGCAGCAAGTAGAGCGCCGTGCTAAGTATTTAATTTTACAATTTCAACGCCTCCCCTCTCAAAGTGGCGCTAAAACAGCTAATATGCCTGATACCAAGTCGATAATCATCCACCTAGGTATGTCAGGCAGTCTGCAACAATTCCCAGTTGGCACGGACAAGCGCAAACACGATCATTTAATTATGCAATATAAAGCGGATGATACAGAGCCAGCCATACAGCTGCACTATCATGACCCTCGCCGCTTTGGGGCAATTTTATGGTTCGATGACTATGCCGAAAAACTGTTTGATCATCTAGGTATAGAGCCCTTAGATGACCAATTTTCAGGCGCCTACCTGTTTGATAAGATTCATAGAGTCGCTGAGAATGCCATCCGCAGTTGTCATAACAAACCGCTGTTAAAGCCCATTAGTCGGCCTATCAAAGCGGTGATTATGGATCAAGAAGTTGTGGTCGGAGTCGGTAATATTTATGCCACAGAGAGTTTGTTTTTATCAGGCATCCATCCTATCACCCCTGCCGATCAGCTGAGTAAAGTGCAGTTAGCTGAACTGGTAAAATACATCAAAGAGATTTTAAAACGGTCAATCACTCAAGGTGGCTCAACTTTAAAAGACTTTACCGTAGCCAGTGGTACAACCGGATACTTTCAGCAAACACTGTTGGTCTATGGCAAATATAAATCACCTTGCCCGACTTGTGGTGCTGGTATTGATAAGGTAGTGATAACCGGCCGCGCCAGTACCTTTTGTCCCACTTGTCAGCCTGAGCCATCTTAA
- the pdxJ gene encoding pyridoxine 5'-phosphate synthase, producing MTTRTQSTASRPLLGVNIDHVATLRQARGVAYPDPVEAALLCEKAGADGITLHLREDRRHIQDADVYRMRPLLTTRMNLEMATTQEMLSIALEVKPQWVCLVPEKREELTTEGGLDVAAQVDGLKHYVASLQQNGTKVSLFIDPEPIQIDAAIACGADAIELHTGQYSEATLTSEPSTQKELLRIQQATAYALAANDKLIVNAGHGLTRDNVGPIAAIDGIYELNIGHALIADSVFMGLESAVKAMKQAIEAGHK from the coding sequence ATGACTACTCGTACTCAATCTACGGCATCTCGACCTTTATTAGGCGTTAATATTGATCATGTGGCCACTTTGCGTCAAGCACGCGGCGTGGCTTATCCTGATCCTGTTGAAGCTGCTTTATTGTGTGAAAAAGCAGGTGCTGATGGTATTACCTTGCATTTGCGAGAAGACAGACGTCACATTCAAGATGCCGATGTTTACCGCATGAGACCTTTGTTAACCACACGCATGAATTTAGAGATGGCCACTACCCAAGAGATGCTAAGCATTGCGTTAGAGGTCAAGCCGCAATGGGTCTGTTTGGTACCTGAAAAGCGTGAAGAGCTGACGACAGAAGGTGGCCTAGATGTCGCCGCTCAAGTAGATGGCCTAAAGCATTATGTGGCGTCTTTGCAACAAAATGGCACAAAAGTGTCTTTGTTTATAGACCCTGAGCCCATTCAAATTGATGCAGCTATTGCTTGTGGCGCTGATGCCATTGAGCTGCATACTGGCCAGTATTCAGAAGCCACGCTTACGAGTGAGCCGTCAACCCAAAAAGAGTTGCTGAGAATTCAGCAAGCCACAGCTTATGCTTTAGCCGCTAATGATAAATTAATTGTTAACGCAGGCCATGGCTTGACGCGAGATAACGTGGGTCCTATTGCTGCCATTGACGGTATTTACGAGTTGAACATAGGTCATGCCCTAATTGCAGACAGCGTATTTATGGGGCTTGAGAGCGCTGTCAAAGCCATGAAGCAGGCCATAGAAGCCGGTCATAAATGA